aggggaaaagagaggacccaaataattaccgcccagtcagtctgacatcaataccagggaagattctggagcagatcattaagcaaacagtctgtgagcacctagaaaggaatgctgtgatcaccaatagtcagcatggatttctgaaaaataagtcatgtcagactaacctgatctcgttttttgacagaattacaagcctggtagatgaagggaacgcagtggatgtagtctaccttgatttcagcaaggcatttgacaaggtgccccatgatattcttgtaaagaagctggtaaaatgcggtcttgactatgctaccactcagtggatttgtaactggctgactgaccaaacccaaagggtgctcatcaatggttcctcttcatcctggagaagagtgactagtggggtgccacagggttctgtcttgggcccggtcttattcaacatctttatcaacgacttggatgatggactcaagggcatcctgatcaaatttgcagatgacaccaaactgggaggggtggctaacaccccagaggacaggatcacacttccaaacgaccttgacagattagagaactgggccaaaacaaacaagatgaattttaacagggagaaatgtaaagtattgcacttgggcaaaaaaaatgagaggcacaaatacaagatgggtgacacctggcttgagagcagtacatgtgaaaaggatctaggagtcttggttgaccacaaacttgacatgagccaacagtgtgacgcggcagctaaaaaagccaatgcaattctgggcctcatcaataggagtatagcatctagatcaagggaagtaatagtgccactgtattctgctctggtcagacctcacctggagtactgtgtccagttctgggcaccacagttcaagaaggacactgacaaactggaacgtgtccagaggagggcaaccaaaatggtcaaaggcctggaaatgatgccttatgaggaacggctaagggagctgggcatgtttagcctggagaagaggaggttaaggggtgatatgatagccatgttcaaatatataaaaggatgtcacatagaggagggagaaaggctgttttctgctgctccagagaagcggacacggagcaatggatccaaactacaagaaagaagattccacctaaacattaggaagaacttcctgacagtaagagctgttcgacagtggaatttgctgccaaggagtgtggtggagtctccttctttggaggtcttgaagcagaggcttgacaaccatatgtcaggagtgctctgatggtgtttcctgcttggcagggggttggactcgatggcccttgtggtctcttccaactctatgattctatgattctatgattctatgacataaaACATCAGGATGACACAGACATGGGAGCCACAGGTCCCCAGGGCTTTGGCCCGGGCGTCTCTGGACGGGAGGCGAAAGACGGCACGGAGGATCAAAGCGTACGAAACGGCGATCAAAACCGTATCGACCCCCGTGGTCAAGAGAGCCACGGTCAGCCCATACCAGATGTTGAGCGTGATGTCGGCACAGGCCAGCCTAACGATGCCCATGTGCTCACAGAAGGTGTGGGAAATGACGTTGCGGCCGCAGAAGGGCAGCCGCAGTAGGAGGAAGGTCAAGGAGGCCATCAGGCAGAAGGCCCTCACCACCGCAGCCACCAAGATCCTCATGATCCACGAGGGCGTCAGCACAGTGGTGTAGCGCAGCGGGTCGCAGATGGCAACGTACCGGTCGTACGCCATCGCCAGGAGAATGGCCGACTCGGCTACGAAAAGGAAGTGGATGATGAACATTTGGGTGACGCAGGACCCAAAGGCGATCTCCTGGGCGTGGAACCAGAAGATGCTGAGGGTCTTGGGCATGGTGGTGGTGCACAGCGTCATGTCAGCCAcggccagcatggccaggaaGAGGAACATGGGCTCGTGGAGGCTGCGCTCCTTGGCGATGACGAAGAGGAGGAGGCCATTGCCCAGCAGAGCGAGGAGATACATGAAGCAGAAGGGAATGGAGATCCACGTCTGAGATTCCTCCAGGCCTTCCACGCCAACCAGGATGCACTTGGCGATGGTGAAGCTGGAGCGATTGACAGCTGCCATGGCGGGGAGACGTTTCTCTCTTGATGGCCCTGTGAAAATGGGAGGAAGTGCAAGCATCAGCCAGGTGAGCAGccactgcctccccctgcccAGCAGCATCCAGCGCATGATCTGTAGTCACACATTCACACATTCTGCTCCCACCCAGGTCCTCCCACTATTGAGCTGTGAGTCGGCTGAGGTACGTTGGGAGGTCTGAGGCAGAGGAGACTGCAGAATGCCCCCTTGCTCAACCTTCCATTAGCTGCCATGTGTGGTATGTGACATAAGCAGTCAAATACAgcatttcctgtttgcctagaCTGGACTCACAGGGGGgatgttgctccagccaggaggacttcctgtcccacctggtctggagcatccttcctttgcatgtgaccaggtaggtggacGTGACCCTTCCAGACCCCACAATCTTCCatcatgttgcctcttcctcATATttgctctaaactaaaaagtcacaAATCCTCCTGCCACCTTTCCAAATATGGGAAGTTGTTGCCACATCTCCCGGATCATTTTTTTCACCCCTTTCTGGACCTTTTCCAACTTTGCAACCTTGTTTTCGAGGGGAGGCGTCCGGATCTCTACACCCTGCGGCATTTGCAAAGTAAATTCATAAAATGGCATTACAATAGTGTCCCCTTTATTTCCAACCCGTTTCCTAATTAATCCTGGCATGGGCTGCGGAGCTCATACCTTTGATCCAGTCACTCTGTTTGGATAAGAAACAGATGAGAAGTGCACTTACGCCAAGTGCAGAAcccaaagaaaaacaatataaagtCTACCAGTTCCTTGGTGCAGATGGCCTACTGAGTTGACCCAGGAAAGCTCTGGGTGGGGCTGGGCTTTTCCTGTTCTTCATAGCTTCCCTGCTTACACAGAGGAGACTGGACAGCTGGCAGACAGTCTTCATGAGTCCAAACTCCTGAGGTCCAGCTAAACTGACAGCATCtgtgttatctcccgcttggactactgcaatgcgctctacgtggggctacctttgaaggtgactcagaaactgcaactgatccagaatgcagcagctagactggtgattgggagcggtcgccaagaccacataacaacagtcttgaaagacctacattggctcccagtacgtttccgagcacaaatcaaagtgttggtgctgacctttaaagccctaaacggcctcggtccagtatatctgaaggagcgtctccacccccattgttctgcccggacactgaggtccagcaccgagggccttctggcggttccctcgctgcaagaagccaagttacagggaaccaggcagagggccttcttagtagtggtgcctgccctgtagaactccctcccgtcagatgtcaaggcaataaacaactactttacttttaaaagacaactgaaagcggccctgtttagggaagcttttaatgtctgatgctgtattgtttttaatattcggttggaagtcgcccagtgtggctgggtattattattattattattattattattattattattattatattagagGAATCTGCTGGATCACCTTGTCcatcctcctgttctcacagtggccaaccagatgccccagtggggaggcaggacctgagcacaagaacagctctcccttcctggggtttccagcaactggcactcaGGAGCATTGCTGCTTCTGAGGGTGCCTAAGAGGCATTTATAGCCCTcacctcctccacgaatttgcctaatcttcttctaaggccatcTAGGCAGgaggccatcactacctcttgtgagAGGGAGATAAGAAGGAATTtctcttatctgtcctgaatcctcaCCATCTTCTATCCTGCCAATGCCCGTCCACTGGGAGTGTTTGCCCGCTTGCTCTTGCCAGGCGGTTCTGTCATTCCCCTTACCTCAGTCACCAAAAAGGTTGTGCAATGTCTTCCTGCTTTTAGCAAGCATAAGGCAATCAACAGTCCGATCCGGGACTTTGCAGCCCTGATGGAAGATGGACCTCAAAGCGGCTTCTCCAGAGCACTTCATAAGAAGGCAGCCACTGAAGGTCAGCAAACGGGGGAGATGTAtatgtcttcttcctcctctctacCTCAGAGTCCCAGGAGAGGACCTGCAGACAGCAGACGTCCAGAGGGAGAGAGTCGGTTGCAGTAAATGAAAGGGCAGGGACATCATTTATCCCgagagcttcagggctgagcagggatttcagTAGCAACTCCTATGTTCAAAAGCAACAGAGCATCCCCCAAAGAGCTCCCTACTCACTCTCCCCAGTTCTGCAAGTGAAGTCCAGAGCTACAGAACTTCTAGGTTCAGTTATTTTCTTATTGCACACTAACACTTCTCTGCTttaaggggggggagggatgagcCAAGGTTCAGCTCCAGTTTCTGCTGCTTTCAAAACTTTGAGGAA
The sequence above is a segment of the Podarcis muralis chromosome 4, rPodMur119.hap1.1, whole genome shotgun sequence genome. Coding sequences within it:
- the LOC114595187 gene encoding olfactory receptor 52Z1P-like is translated as MAAVNRSSFTIAKCILVGVEGLEESQTWISIPFCFMYLLALLGNGLLLFVIAKERSLHEPMFLFLAMLAVADMTLCTTTMPKTLSIFWFHAQEIAFGSCVTQMFIIHFLFVAESAILLAMAYDRYVAICDPLRYTTVLTPSWIMRILVAAVVRAFCLMASLTFLLLRLPFCGRNVISHTFCEHMGIVRLACADITLNIWYGLTVALLTTGVDTVLIAVSYALILRAVFRLPSRDARAKALGTCGSHVCVILMFGVPAFFSIFAYRFAANSIPRPAHILLANVFVTVPPMLNPIVYGVKTKQIRECLVQLLWQPGKWR